The Parabacteroides timonensis sequence TATCAGAGGTCAAAATAGCGAATGCGTTTTTTGCTTCTTTATCTACCATTCCCAATTTTTCAAGGAAGGAAGATTTTTGTTCATCATTCAATCCGGCCATAACGCCTTGCAAATCGGAGAAAATATCCACAAGGCTTCTAATTTTACCGGCTTCATCAAACACCTTTACACCGGATTTTGCCAGCTTGTCGCGTACCTCGCCGCGCCCCAAAATAGAAAACGCATTTTCCATCAGGACGGCAGCACGTTCCGCGCTTTGCCCTTTCCCCGTCATATAAGCAAATGTTCCGGCAACTTCTTTGTAGGCTACTCCTAAATTCGACGCGCCCGCAATCAGGTTCGGCATATACCGGGCAAAGTCGGAAAACTCACCGGCCCCCACACGCTTAGCCGCAAAGAATGTATCCAAGACTTCCGCGGCCGTCGTATTTTCTTTGCCGACAATAGACAGGGTTTGAGCCAGTGCGGCGGAAACAGTGTCTAATTGAGTAAAACCGGCCTTACTGCCTTTTAACGAAGCATCCAAAATAGAAAGTGACAAATCAACATCGTTAAGCTGTGAGTTTATCTGCTCAAACCCGACAGGTGCTAAAACAACATCTGTTTTATTGTCGTCCGCAATCGTTTTAAGTTTCTTTTTCAGGTCAGACAATCCGGCTTCATCCAGTTGTGCGGTAATATTCACTTTCGCCATGCCTTCGTTAAAACTCATTCCGGCTTTACCAGCAAACCCGATAGCCGCCATTCCGGTAACCAGCGGGTTTTTAAGAAGGCCGGCACCCGGTATGGCCTCGAAAGCGTCGGAAGCCCATTTCTTAAATTTGCCCCCGCCGCTGGCCGTTTCCAGCGCATCAATCTCCTTTGTCAACCGGGAAATTTCTTTGTTATACTCGCGTATGGCGGGCAAATTATCCGCCGGTATCCATTCCCTTTTCGCCTGAAGCGCATCAACTTTCCTTTTAAGCGAACCTACGGTTTTACCCGTATCTTTGCATACAGCATCGACAGAAGCAACCTTTTCACGTACACCGGAAAGGGCTGTTACCGTTTTGTCGGAAGTGGCTGTAATACCACCCAATTTCGCGGAAATCTTATCCTGCAAGCTGAATATGTATTCTATTTTGTTCGCCATAAGCTAACCATTAAATCTTGTTTAACCCATTCGGCCATCGCTATTTGATGCGNGGTATCCATTCCCTTTCCGCCTGAAGCGCATCAACTTTCATTTTAAGCGAACCTACGGTTTTACCCGTATCTTTGCATACAGCATCGACAGAAGCAACCTTTTCACGTACACCGGAAAGGGCTGTTACCGTTTTGTCGGAAGTGGCTGTAATACCACCCAATTTCGCGGAAATCTTATCCTGCAAGCTGAATATGTATTCTATTTTGTTCGCCATAAGCTAACCATTAAATCTTGTTTAACCCATTCGGCCATCGCTATTTGATGCGCCCATTCTTCATCCGTGAGTTCTTCGGGGTTCATGTGCAAATAAGCCCGGATAAGGGTATCGGCTAAAAACATCCATCCGGGCTTGTCTGCTACGTTTGTTCGGCTTATAATTTTTTTAACTCGGCTTCCTTTATTTCGATAAGGTCGGCCAGTTTTGAAGAAACGCCCAGGAATAATTCGTCGTTAGTTTTTATTTCTTCATCACCACCAAGCCTGCAGTTATTCAAAAGCACCTCATTATACTTCATCGGGTCGGTTTTCCCAAGTACGGCAGCCGCACTCAACGCCTTGCGGTCGGGCTTTTTCAGATAGGCCGTTTTGCTGTCAACTGTTACACTGTACACCGAGCCATGTTTCTTTTTCCATGCCTCAATCTGTTCTTCTGTAATTACTTTTTCTTCGTTCATTGTTCTTTTTTTTATTATACAACATTCGGTTCTACATCACAGGCAATAAACGGGAGCGCAATTTCCTGAAACAAATCACCCTCTTTCATCCCGTATGGGGCTTCCGTAATAGATAGATTTACTATCTTATCGGTCTGCACAACACCGCTTTCAGGAACATAGGACACAATAGCATCAAATTCCAAGTCGGTAACATCGTCATACCCTTTCGCCTTTGCGGCTGTCTGCATGGCTATCAATTCGGATTGAAGAACAGTAATAGTACCTTCATACTCCTTTTTCCCAAGCTGAATGCCACGAGCCTTTTTACCTGTGGCGAAAAGGGCTTCTTTCTGTCGCTTCATTTTATATTCAATACCGCGAAGCCCGGTAACAGGTTTACCAAGCATAACAAGCGTTACATCAATCCAAGCGTATTCCTTTGAATTAAAATTATCCATTATTCACTTGTATTATAGGGGTTATTAAATGCTAAATCCACATTTATTTCTTTCAGCAGGGCAGTAGGCACAATTTTTGCCTGAACGTTCAACCTGCCGGAAGTAATCAAATCCTGTTTAGGGTCAATATAGGCGGTAAATCCTGAAATTTCACCTACCATATTGGTGTTAACCGCACGTGTAAGCAACTGTTCGTAATACTTACACATCGGGCTTGGAACCTGTCCGGTTTCGGGGTCTACTTCGATACTGTCCAAAATTTCATCAATGTACGTTTTGTAACAGATAACAAGAGCTTTTTGAATAACGCGGATAAGGCAAAGGCGGTGGTAGTCGTCCGTCGTTGCGATTGCCGTTGCATCATCATTCAAGTAATAACCGTTTTTTCCGATATAGGTACGATAAAAGATATAGCCGGCATCATGCAGGATATTCCAAAGGCTGTAATCTTCCTGTGGCGTTTTTCCGTCGGTCAAATAGCCCGTTGCGGCAATGCTGCCATCTTTGACGCGGCCAATGGAGATATTAACCGCACAGGTGGCCGCACGTCCGAGAACTTGACCGATTGCGGCCGAATACAATTTACTTTCGCCATACTTACCATCCGAAGCCAGTACAATAGACGCACAATTATAACTACCTTCCCTCGGTTGATACAAACCTTCGGTTTCACCGCTCCAACCAATGGCCGGAAGAAGGATAACAAAGGGGGCAATTTTACCCATGTACGACTTAGCAACCGACTGCGCTTCATCGACGGCAGTAATAACATCTTTGTCAATGCAATTTTCAACCGTAGGCGTATAAGAAGCCGGAGCGTTACGATTAACACCTACAAGGCGAATACGTCCAGCTGCGGAGTCAATCAGCTTTTGAAGGGGCGAACCGGGTTCAGAGGAACAAATTTGCGTCAGCGTACTTGCTTCACTTACTACAAGCAAATGCAATTCCGCACCATCGCCGGCCGCTTTATAAAAGGCTGCCACATCTTTATAGACCAAAGGGTTGTTTTCTTTGGTAATGCCGTATTTCGACAGGTCATTGCTGGAAGAAAGAACGTACACTTTGTTAAGGGTAAGTTTTTCCTCTACGGCCTGACCGGTCAAAATAAGCCCGGAAATACCATCGTCAGAAAGGGTTACCGTACCAATATTACCGTTACCCAAAACTATGTTTACATTTGGTAAACTCATGCTTTCAAAAATTAATAAGTTTTTAACTCTCCTTTTCCCACCGTTTTTTGGTGAGAAACGGCTTTATCGTATTCGTGCGACAGGAATACCAAGTTATCACCGGTCACATGAAATTTTAAACATTCCGGGTATGCCGCCCGATATTGAGCCAAAAAGGCGGGTTCCTGTTCTGTTATGGGAACCGGTGTTACTTCCGGCTGTCCCTGTTTTTCTTTTGCCATTCTAATTGCGTTTTAATAGTTTTAAAATAGCCTTCCAAAGCAAAGGCAGATACTTGATCAAAAGGATAACCGCAAACAATCTGCCTATGTATATCCACGTCTGCTGCCACCATGTAAGCCGGTTGGTATAGACCGTATCGCCGGGAACGGGCAGTGGCACATAAATAATAGAATCTTTTGCCGGTATATAAATCGTGTCACGCTTGGCGTTAGCCTTGTAATCAAGTTTGCCATTATCAAAAGAAAGGTTACTTTCAACACCTGCGCTTTTCAATTCATTATAAGCCTTCATTATAACCTGATTATTGCTGTCACATTCAAACAGGGCTGTAAGAAGTGCCGAATCAGGCGACAAATAAACCGGAACCAGTCGTTCCGTTACAAGATTATCCGGTAGGTTCGCGGGCGTGCCCTTCGCATTTCTCTGCGTGCCGCAACTCGTCACGTACAGGACAAGCAATATCAGCGTGGGGACAAGTATTAACTTTTTCAACGGCCCGGCGAAACCGCGCCAACTCTTTCCGTATTTCATTTATTTCTTTTTTTAGCGGCTCGACCACCTCTTCCATCAGGATGGCCATTGCCTTTTTTACATTTTCCAGTTCATCGCCGCGGGTTTCCGCCTTTGAGGCTTTTACTTGCGCCCGAAGTTGTTCGACTTCCACGTCATACTTCTTTCGCAGTAATATAGCCGTGAGCCACGCGCTTAACGGTGCGGATATGATTGCGGCGACCAACGAAATTATTCCAGACAATTCCATCCTGACTTCTTAGGTTTACTTTAATAAATTCCAGCCCGCATATACATCAGCCTGCACGGCAGGAATGCCGTTTTCTACCTGACTGATAGCCGCTGCAAAATTGCACATAGTCGTTTTGTCGTTCACATCCGGCACATAGGTCGCAGTAACTTGCATTTCGCGGCAAACTCTTTGTATATACGCAGCTGTATCATTCTCTGTTCTCGGAGCCCACCGGCTAATAAAGTCCGCAATCGTTTTACAATTATGCTTTTTACGATAGTTTTGAAGCAACTTAATCAGGGCACGATAACCATGCGCCATATCTTCAAATTCTTCAAAAGCATTATCTTTCTTTTCCGATTTTTTTACTTCACCCTGCCAATCGGTAGCATCCGAATTTCGGATGTTACCGGGGTTATTATTTCTTATTCCGCGTGGTGTTGTCATGCCTTAGCTGCTACATAATCCGACATGATAGCCGCCATCGCGTCTTTTTTCTTTGGCAGCACAATGAAATAATGACGGAAGTTTACAAGGCTGCGCTGGTTCAGCGGGTCAGTTTTTGCCTCACTGTAATACATCGTAGTAGAACCGGAAGCCTTGAAAGCACGCTTTGTATAGAAAGCGACAGAAGCTTGAAATTCATTTGCGCCGGCAGCAGTTCCAAACTTGACCTTTGTTCCGTCGGCCTTATATACAGGGTTGGCACAATATTCGAAGACTTCAAAACTATACAGATTGGATATTTTACCGGTTGTATAGTTATAGTATTGGTCTTTGAACTTTTGGTCTGTCAGCAATAAATCGTTTACATGGTCGGAACACAATACCAAACGGCGGCCCTGCAATGGTATTTGCGCTTTATCAAAGGCATCTTTCAGTGCGATAATATCCGCAACCTGTAATCTGCGCCGGCCCGTTTCCCCGCCGTCTACTATTTCGCCGGTTGTTTTCAACACAGGTGTTTTTGCCGTTGTCTTATCCGGTGCAAGGGCGTGAATTGCTTTTGCATATTTAGAAACTTTGATTGCATCAGCATGGCGTTCCTTCAAACTTGACATTTTGTCGTAAGAGGAAGCATACAGTTCGTCGTCTGTTACCGGGGTCGCTTTAGTCTGGAATTTATCCAAGCTGAACACCGCATCAACATCTGAAATTTCCTGAACGGCGATAGGGTAAGTCATATTATTGATTAATACGTCAGGGTCGCCGCCTACATCTACCATGTGAATAACATCATTTTCGGCGTATTGGCTATAATCCGGAATGCCATCCAAGAAGGTAGCAACATCACCCGCACGAAGGGTTTTAATCAATTCACCTGTCCAAATTTCCGTAAGCACACCGGCGCAGGCAGCCCCTTTGGGCATAAAGTTTCCCGCTAAAGCGGACACGCCAACGGCAGTGGCCGCACCGGCAGAAGCGGGAACACCAACTGCAACGGCAAGAATAAGCCCCATAGTTGCGCAAACCAACACACGGGAAAATAATTTAAATCCTGTTTTCATTTAATACCTGTTTTTTTGATTAGTAATTCGGGCAATCCACACCATATTCAGCCCGGTACAGCTTCATATAAGTATGTTTGTCGTTGTTTCTTATTTCTTCAATCTTATCCGCCGGAACATCAGACAATTTTTTATAGTCCAACGCCATAGAACCGCTTGACGGCTGGTTAATCAAGTTCATCGGCTTTTGAATGGGCGTCATAGACTCAAAAGTCAATTTTAAACTTTCAATACCGACCTTTTTACCCAATTCGATAAAATGCGCTTCCTTTTCCGGCACAATCAAGTGTTTTGCCGTAGCTTCTTTTACCGTTTGAGTAATGGCGGATAACTGCAATTGTTCTTTCTCCTGTTGTAATTGCTGGTTGGCCGTTTTATAGCCAAGCAACAGGTCAATGGAAGAAAGAATTTCATTTTCTCCGGCCGTTTCCGGCAACCCCAATTTCAGGGCGATAGCTTTGTAATCCATCTTTTCTTCGTCTTTTTGATTGTTGATATTAGTGAGTAATGGCAGACCGTCCGAATTTTCACCGGCCGCCAGTTTTAGTTCCTGACCTTTAAAAGTGAGTACCATCGGCAAAGCGTTGTCATTTCCGCCTATGTCAACCATACTTGTTTCAATTAGCTTGCTTCGTGTAGCAGTAGCCCGGTATTGGCCCGGCTTTATCAGTTCCGGCGCGTCGCTGGTTTCTATTACCTCAAAATTAGCGGAAGCCATTTTTAACGTACCCTTATCCCATTGCTGCTTTGCAAGTTTACTTTCATCGCGTACTTCATCAAAGTAAGGTTCGCCGGTGATTTTGTCGCCTTCCTTTTTTATATCTTTGATGCAGCCGATAATAATACCGCGCCAGTGCATCCACAACAACACAGGATTACGTTCGTATTGCGAAATATCAACGCCATCGGTTTTAACCCACGTTCCGTAACAGTTTACGGACTCATCACTTATAATTATTCGCTTTGCCATTTGCTACATGTTACATCGTTTTTATTACTGCATTTCTGCGCTTTATCCGGTGCAAACATAACCCCCTAAAATAGTCCGCACAAAAAAGTGTGCAACCGTTACTCACTTGTGTGAAAGCATTTTATAATAGATGGAAAGCGTTTCACACTTAATTGCCTCACCCATCCATACTTTACAATTTTGCCCAAAAGTAAAGCGATAATTATGTCAAAAAAGGAACTGGAAAAGAGCAAAGAACTTGCGCGCCTGTACTATCTGAATGGCGACACGCAAAAACTTGTGGCCGAAAAGGTCGGGGTTAGCCGCGTTACGATAAACAAATGGGTTTCCGACGGTGGTTGGGATACTATGCGTATGGCTAAAAGCATCACCCGGAAAGAACTTGTAACCAAAATGATGCAAAAGGCTAACGACAAACTGGAAGAAGGCGATATGTCTTTTGATGAAATGGCAAAACTATCCGCTTCTATAAAAGAACTGGATAAACAGACAAATGCCGTTACCATTTTGGAAGTGTTAACCGCATACAATGAATGGCTGGTTGTCCGTATGCAGGTCGATAAGGAATTAACGACGGATTTAGTAAAGACTATGAACCGTTATCAAGATATGTTTTTAAGCGAACAGATAGGAAACAGCAAATCGTTATTCAATGGCAACTAACACTTT is a genomic window containing:
- a CDS encoding DUF2586 family protein, whose amino-acid sequence is MSLPNVNIVLGNGNIGTVTLSDDGISGLILTGQAVEEKLTLNKVYVLSSSNDLSKYGITKENNPLVYKDVAAFYKAAGDGAELHLLVVSEASTLTQICSSEPGSPLQKLIDSAAGRIRLVGVNRNAPASYTPTVENCIDKDVITAVDEAQSVAKSYMGKIAPFVILLPAIGWSGETEGLYQPREGSYNCASIVLASDGKYGESKLYSAAIGQVLGRAATCAVNISIGRVKDGSIAATGYLTDGKTPQEDYSLWNILHDAGYIFYRTYIGKNGYYLNDDATAIATTDDYHRLCLIRVIQKALVICYKTYIDEILDSIEVDPETGQVPSPMCKYYEQLLTRAVNTNMVGEISGFTAYIDPKQDLITSGRLNVQAKIVPTALLKEINVDLAFNNPYNTSE
- a CDS encoding structural protein P5: MTTPRGIRNNNPGNIRNSDATDWQGEVKKSEKKDNAFEEFEDMAHGYRALIKLLQNYRKKHNCKTIADFISRWAPRTENDTAAYIQRVCREMQVTATYVPDVNDKTTMCNFAAAISQVENGIPAVQADVYAGWNLLK